Proteins encoded within one genomic window of Jiangella mangrovi:
- a CDS encoding LysR family transcriptional regulator, producing the protein MLETWSLRVLVEVADRGSFSGAAEALTMTQPAVSRQIASLEHKVGVALFRRVPRGVAPTAAGTIAIDEARAILGRLAGMEARLGAFAELRTGHVRVSAFPSANTEFVPEAIRRFSELYPGVDVSLVVAGWRDIRSGGVDVALVTDWDTVDDDGVSVVPLLEEEHRVVLPATHRLAGRTTVPLRELRGETWIEGSHPDCLGPLEGLARALGGPPRIGFTCDDWTGKQALVAAGTGVTIMSTLAGSAVRPDLALRPTSPALPRRRVLAAVAPPEVRSAAASAMLTVLTSLAARYH; encoded by the coding sequence ATGCTCGAAACGTGGTCGCTCCGCGTGCTGGTCGAGGTCGCCGACCGGGGCTCGTTCTCCGGCGCGGCCGAGGCGCTGACCATGACCCAGCCCGCGGTCTCGCGCCAGATCGCCTCGCTGGAGCACAAGGTCGGGGTCGCGCTGTTCCGCCGTGTGCCGCGCGGGGTCGCGCCCACCGCGGCCGGCACCATCGCCATCGACGAGGCGCGCGCGATCCTCGGCCGGCTGGCCGGCATGGAGGCCCGCCTCGGCGCGTTCGCCGAGCTCCGCACCGGTCACGTCCGCGTGTCGGCCTTCCCCAGCGCCAACACCGAGTTCGTCCCCGAGGCGATCCGCCGCTTCAGCGAGCTCTACCCCGGCGTCGACGTCAGCCTGGTCGTCGCCGGCTGGCGCGACATCCGCTCCGGCGGCGTCGACGTCGCGCTGGTGACCGACTGGGACACCGTCGACGACGACGGCGTCAGCGTGGTGCCGCTGCTCGAGGAGGAGCACCGGGTCGTCCTGCCGGCGACGCATCGGCTGGCCGGGCGGACCACGGTCCCGCTCCGCGAACTGCGCGGCGAGACCTGGATCGAGGGCAGCCACCCCGACTGTCTCGGCCCACTCGAGGGGCTCGCGAGGGCGCTCGGCGGGCCGCCGCGCATCGGCTTCACCTGCGACGACTGGACGGGCAAGCAGGCGCTCGTCGCCGCCGGCACAGGCGTCACGATCATGTCGACGCTGGCCGGCTCCGCCGTCCGCCCGGACCTCGCCCTCCGGCCGACCTCGCCCGCGCTCCCCCGGCGGCGCGTCCTCGCCGCCGTCGCGCCGCCGGAGGTTCGCAGCGCCGCCGCGAGCGCGATGCTGACGGTGCTCACCTCACTCGCCGCGCGCTATCACTGA
- a CDS encoding class I SAM-dependent methyltransferase, whose amino-acid sequence MDFITANLPPAPARVLDAGCGDGRLADRLRAVGYTVTAIDVDPARARPGVLVADICGFRDPEDEPYDAVVCSLSLHHVEDLSCALDSLAGLLARGGRLIVDEFAHEQAGGAIADRYFGAAGSLPLWRDKHRSFHTGDAMVEAVARRFSIASLARVPYLYRYLEDASLREAESVLGLQFVADRRQEPS is encoded by the coding sequence ATGGACTTCATCACCGCGAATCTCCCACCGGCCCCGGCCCGGGTGCTCGACGCGGGCTGCGGCGACGGCCGGCTGGCCGACCGGCTGCGGGCCGTCGGGTACACCGTCACGGCGATCGACGTCGACCCCGCCCGCGCGCGGCCCGGGGTGCTCGTCGCCGACATCTGCGGCTTCCGCGATCCGGAGGACGAGCCGTACGACGCCGTCGTCTGCTCGCTGTCGCTGCACCACGTCGAGGACCTGTCGTGCGCGCTCGACTCGCTGGCCGGGTTGCTCGCCCGAGGCGGCCGGCTGATCGTCGACGAGTTCGCGCACGAGCAGGCGGGCGGGGCGATCGCCGACCGCTACTTCGGCGCGGCCGGGTCGTTGCCGCTCTGGCGCGACAAGCACCGGTCGTTCCACACCGGCGACGCCATGGTCGAGGCCGTCGCGCGGCGGTTCTCGATCGCGTCGCTCGCGCGCGTGCCCTACCTCTACCGCTACCTCGAGGACGCCTCGTTGCGCGAGGCCGAGTCGGTGCTCGGCCTCCAGTTCGTCGCCGACCGACGTCAGGAGCCGTCATGA
- a CDS encoding MFS transporter: MSTSADVGRVQRRTMSLLVVSQILGSIAVTLTFTVSGILAVEMTGSTGAAGLSQAALTLGAGAASYILAAWMNRRGRRLGMAAGYLVGAGGAVLCVVAATMSSYALLVVGTVALGASSASTSVARYAATDLAPEGRRATSLSLVVWVATAGAVVGPLMVGPAEGASSGLGLPPLAGPFLFDGACAAVAGLVIWALLRPDPLLVARSLGASSGAPASPAAGPLSRQLVARVAPTVAALVLAHATMVAVMVMTPLEMHHEGASHGAIGAVISMHFLGMYAFAPLSGLLADRAGVRPALVVGGGVLMLSLTVSAGLFGMSGFTHGLGLFLLGLGWSLCTVAASSDIAACSVGDTRVQGAADTAMTLVSAGAATVAGPLMAMWGFAGLLGLAAVFSTGVLVAATRVRTEGAAAVASEAGSTV; this comes from the coding sequence ATGAGCACGAGTGCCGATGTGGGCCGTGTGCAGCGGCGGACGATGTCGCTGCTGGTCGTGAGCCAGATCCTGGGCAGCATCGCGGTGACCCTCACCTTCACCGTGAGCGGCATCCTCGCCGTCGAGATGACCGGGTCGACCGGCGCCGCGGGTCTTTCGCAGGCCGCCCTCACCCTGGGGGCAGGCGCCGCCTCCTACATCCTGGCCGCCTGGATGAACCGGCGCGGGCGGAGGCTCGGGATGGCGGCGGGCTACCTCGTCGGCGCGGGCGGAGCGGTGCTGTGCGTCGTGGCGGCGACGATGTCGAGCTACGCCCTGCTGGTGGTGGGGACGGTGGCGCTGGGAGCGTCGTCGGCCTCGACGAGCGTGGCCCGGTACGCGGCGACCGACCTGGCTCCCGAGGGGCGGCGCGCGACGTCCTTGTCACTGGTGGTGTGGGTGGCCACCGCGGGCGCCGTCGTCGGTCCCCTGATGGTCGGGCCCGCCGAGGGCGCCTCTTCCGGGCTCGGGCTGCCGCCACTGGCCGGTCCGTTCCTGTTCGACGGCGCGTGCGCGGCGGTGGCCGGGCTGGTCATCTGGGCGCTGCTACGGCCGGATCCGCTGCTGGTCGCCCGCTCGCTGGGCGCATCGTCGGGCGCGCCGGCGTCCCCGGCCGCGGGACCGCTGTCCCGTCAGCTCGTGGCCCGGGTCGCCCCGACGGTGGCCGCCCTGGTCCTCGCCCACGCGACGATGGTCGCCGTCATGGTCATGACGCCGCTCGAGATGCACCACGAGGGCGCGAGCCACGGCGCCATCGGCGCCGTCATCTCCATGCACTTCCTCGGCATGTACGCCTTCGCGCCGCTGTCCGGTCTCCTGGCCGATCGGGCGGGCGTGCGGCCGGCCCTCGTGGTGGGCGGCGGTGTGCTGATGCTGTCGCTGACGGTGTCGGCCGGCCTGTTCGGGATGTCGGGCTTCACGCACGGGCTGGGACTGTTCCTGCTGGGTCTCGGCTGGTCCCTGTGCACCGTCGCCGCGTCGTCGGACATCGCGGCCTGCTCGGTCGGCGACACCCGGGTCCAGGGAGCGGCGGACACCGCGATGACTCTCGTGTCGGCCGGAGCCGCCACGGTCGCGGGACCGCTGATGGCGATGTGGGGCTTCGCCGGCCTCCTCGGCCTGGCCGCCGTCTTCTCGACCGGCGTCCTGGTCGCCGCTACCCGCGTCCGTACGGAGGGGGCGGCCGCAGTCGCTTCGGAAGCTGGATCAACGGTGTGA
- a CDS encoding tripartite tricarboxylate transporter permease, translated as MDLLDNLALGLETAFQFENVLYCLLGVVLGTAVGVLPGIGPTATIAMLLPITFGLEPVASLIMLAGIYYGAQYGGSTTAILINLPGESSAAVTAIDGHEMARQGRAGHALAAAALGSFFAGTVATVVLAVFAPPLARAALEFGSAEYFSLVVLGLIASIALARGSALKALAMIALGVLLGTVGQDIYTGTPRFTLGIRELFGGLDFVSVAVGVFGVAEILRNLENEQTRSAFVQRVKNLWPSRDDLRRIVGPVLRGTGLGSALGVLPGGGHVLAAFASYSVEKRLSRTPERFGHGAIEGVAAPESANNAAAQTSFIPLLTLGLPAHPVMALMIGAFIVQGITPGPNVINEQPALFWGLIASMWIGNLLLVMLNLPLIGLWVKMLAIPYQWLFPAIVVFAGIGTFSLNFNSFDVYAVAVFGVLGYVLIKCGCEPAPLLLGFVLGPLLEEHLRRALIISRGDASVFFTRPISAVLLALAVGALVISVLPAIRRKREEVFVEDD; from the coding sequence ATGGATCTGCTGGACAACCTCGCGCTCGGCCTCGAGACCGCGTTCCAGTTCGAGAACGTCCTGTACTGCCTGCTCGGCGTGGTGCTGGGGACGGCGGTCGGCGTCCTGCCGGGCATCGGCCCGACGGCGACGATCGCGATGCTGCTGCCGATCACCTTCGGCCTGGAGCCGGTCGCGTCGCTGATCATGCTGGCCGGCATCTACTACGGCGCGCAGTACGGTGGCTCGACGACGGCGATCCTCATCAACCTGCCCGGCGAGTCATCTGCCGCCGTCACCGCGATCGACGGTCACGAGATGGCCCGGCAGGGACGGGCGGGTCACGCACTGGCCGCCGCCGCGCTCGGCTCCTTCTTCGCCGGCACGGTCGCGACGGTGGTGCTGGCGGTCTTCGCGCCTCCACTGGCGCGGGCCGCGTTGGAGTTCGGGTCGGCCGAGTACTTCTCGCTGGTCGTGCTGGGCCTGATCGCGTCGATCGCGCTGGCCCGTGGCTCGGCGTTGAAGGCCCTGGCGATGATCGCGCTGGGCGTGCTGCTCGGCACGGTCGGCCAGGACATCTACACGGGGACGCCGCGGTTCACGCTCGGCATCCGCGAGCTGTTCGGCGGCCTCGACTTCGTCTCCGTCGCCGTCGGCGTCTTCGGTGTCGCGGAGATCCTGCGCAACCTCGAGAACGAGCAGACCCGCTCCGCGTTCGTCCAGCGCGTCAAGAACCTCTGGCCGAGCCGCGACGACCTGCGCCGGATCGTCGGGCCGGTGCTGCGCGGGACGGGGCTGGGCTCGGCACTCGGCGTGCTGCCCGGCGGCGGTCACGTGCTGGCCGCGTTCGCCTCGTACTCGGTGGAGAAGCGGTTGTCGCGGACGCCGGAGCGCTTCGGCCACGGCGCGATCGAGGGCGTGGCCGCGCCGGAGTCGGCCAACAACGCCGCGGCGCAGACGTCGTTCATCCCGCTGCTGACCCTGGGCCTGCCGGCGCACCCCGTCATGGCGCTGATGATCGGCGCGTTCATCGTCCAGGGCATCACCCCCGGCCCCAACGTCATCAACGAGCAGCCGGCCCTGTTCTGGGGCCTGATCGCGTCGATGTGGATCGGGAACCTGCTGCTGGTGATGCTGAACCTGCCGCTGATCGGGCTGTGGGTGAAGATGCTGGCGATCCCCTACCAGTGGCTCTTTCCCGCGATCGTCGTGTTCGCCGGGATCGGCACGTTCTCGCTGAACTTCAACTCGTTCGACGTGTACGCGGTCGCGGTGTTCGGGGTGCTCGGGTACGTGCTGATCAAGTGCGGCTGCGAGCCGGCGCCGTTGCTGCTGGGCTTCGTGCTGGGCCCGCTCCTCGAGGAGCACCTGCGGCGGGCGCTGATCATCTCGCGCGGGGACGCCTCGGTGTTCTTCACCCGCCCGATCTCCGCGGTGCTGCTGGCGCTCGCCGTCGGCGCCCTGGTGATCTCCGTCCTGCCGGCGATCCGCCGCAAGCGCGAGGAGGTCTTCGTCGAGGACGACTGA
- a CDS encoding tripartite tricarboxylate transporter TctB family protein has protein sequence MESRRSVPDILAGAIFAGIGLTFVVASLGYELGTPLRMGPGYFPLVVGAILVALGLGVVVKGLVAGEDITWGSVPWRSVVMIVAALIFFGFTVRRAGFLPATFVTALLTAFASSRIKPVTAVVVAAGLTGLSVLIFIVGLQLRLPLFGPWLTF, from the coding sequence TTGGAGAGCCGTCGATCCGTTCCGGACATCCTGGCCGGCGCGATCTTCGCCGGCATCGGCCTCACGTTCGTGGTGGCCTCGCTCGGCTACGAGCTGGGCACGCCGCTGCGCATGGGCCCCGGCTACTTCCCGCTGGTCGTCGGCGCCATCCTGGTCGCGCTCGGACTCGGCGTGGTCGTCAAGGGCCTGGTCGCCGGCGAGGACATCACGTGGGGCTCGGTCCCGTGGCGGTCGGTGGTGATGATCGTGGCCGCGCTGATCTTCTTCGGCTTCACCGTCCGGCGGGCCGGGTTCCTGCCGGCGACCTTCGTGACGGCGCTGCTCACCGCGTTCGCCAGCTCCCGGATCAAGCCGGTGACGGCCGTCGTGGTCGCCGCCGGGCTCACCGGGCTGAGTGTCCTCATCTTCATCGTCGGCCTGCAGCTGCGCCTGCCGCTGTTCGGCCCCTGGCTCACGTTCTAG
- a CDS encoding tripartite tricarboxylate transporter substrate-binding protein — protein MSTIRRPAGTVRLFAVLAAASLAVTACGDGDGGPTAGGGGGGGGGDAADYPDQNITFVVPFSAGGPTDTVTRLIAEPMSEELGQQIVVQNVEGAGGTVASGEVANAEPDGYTVLMHHIGMSTAPALYQDLGFDPLEDFEMIGLVTEVPMTIVARNDFEPETLEDLIDYVSANADSVTLANAGIGAASHLCGLLFQDAIGATVQEVPYEGTGPALTDLIGGQVDFMCDQTTNTTSQITAGEVKAYAVTTPERVDSLPDLPTTEEAGLPDLQVGVWHGLYVPAGTPEEIVTQLSDALKVALADQGVIDQMGDLGTAPVAEEDATPEAHRARLEEQIETWGQIIADAGVEQS, from the coding sequence ATGAGCACCATCAGAAGGCCCGCTGGGACGGTGCGACTGTTCGCCGTCCTCGCCGCCGCATCGCTCGCCGTCACCGCGTGTGGTGACGGCGACGGCGGCCCGACCGCCGGCGGAGGCGGTGGTGGCGGCGGTGGTGACGCCGCCGACTACCCGGACCAGAACATCACCTTCGTCGTCCCGTTCAGCGCTGGCGGGCCCACGGACACGGTCACCCGGCTGATCGCCGAGCCGATGTCGGAGGAGCTGGGCCAGCAGATCGTGGTCCAGAACGTCGAGGGCGCCGGCGGCACCGTCGCGTCCGGCGAGGTCGCCAACGCCGAACCGGACGGCTACACCGTCCTGATGCACCACATCGGCATGTCCACGGCCCCGGCGCTCTACCAGGACCTGGGTTTCGACCCGCTGGAAGACTTCGAGATGATCGGCCTGGTCACCGAGGTCCCGATGACCATCGTCGCGCGCAACGACTTCGAGCCCGAGACGCTCGAGGACCTCATCGACTACGTGTCCGCGAACGCCGACTCCGTCACGCTCGCCAACGCCGGCATCGGCGCCGCGTCGCATCTGTGCGGGCTGCTGTTCCAGGACGCGATCGGCGCGACGGTGCAGGAGGTGCCGTACGAGGGCACGGGTCCGGCGCTCACCGACCTCATCGGCGGCCAGGTCGACTTCATGTGCGACCAGACCACCAACACGACGAGCCAGATCACCGCCGGCGAGGTGAAGGCGTACGCCGTCACGACGCCGGAGCGGGTCGACAGCCTGCCCGACCTGCCGACGACCGAGGAGGCCGGGCTGCCGGACCTGCAGGTCGGTGTGTGGCACGGCCTGTACGTGCCGGCCGGGACGCCGGAGGAGATCGTCACCCAGCTGTCCGACGCGCTCAAGGTGGCGCTGGCCGACCAGGGCGTCATCGACCAGATGGGCGACCTCGGCACCGCCCCGGTCGCCGAGGAGGACGCCACCCCGGAGGCGCACCGGGCCCGGCTCGAGGAGCAGATCGAGACCTGGGGCCAGATCATCGCCGACGCCGGCGTCGAGCAGTCCTGA
- a CDS encoding response regulator transcription factor: protein MRITVVEDDDRVARGLVTVLTQAGFDVHRVATAVEAVRTAPADVVLVDLGLPDGDGLDVIRQLRDQPETAVIAVTARSEEHERVRGLRTGADDYIVKPFGVPELLARIDAVLRRTRAARAQTHPDQPFELVGMRIDPGTREVTVHGAPVVLTRKEFELLVLLVRRAPNVVSRDVILDQIWGVSWEASTRTLDTHIAALRGKLGPGVPIRTIRGVGYRLQAEHAAGQPAGHPADQPELIG, encoded by the coding sequence ATGCGGATCACCGTCGTCGAAGATGACGACCGCGTGGCACGAGGACTCGTCACCGTCCTGACCCAGGCCGGCTTCGACGTCCACCGGGTCGCCACGGCGGTCGAGGCGGTGCGCACCGCGCCCGCCGATGTCGTGCTCGTCGATCTCGGGTTGCCCGACGGCGACGGCCTGGACGTCATCCGGCAGCTGCGCGACCAGCCCGAGACCGCCGTCATCGCCGTCACCGCCCGGTCCGAGGAGCACGAGCGCGTCCGCGGCCTGCGCACCGGCGCCGACGACTACATCGTCAAGCCGTTCGGGGTGCCCGAGCTGCTGGCCCGCATCGACGCCGTCCTGCGGCGCACCCGGGCCGCCCGCGCGCAGACCCACCCGGACCAGCCATTCGAGCTCGTCGGCATGCGCATCGACCCCGGCACCCGCGAGGTGACGGTGCACGGGGCGCCGGTCGTGCTGACGCGCAAGGAGTTCGAGCTGCTCGTGCTGCTGGTGCGGCGCGCGCCCAACGTCGTCAGCCGCGACGTCATCCTCGACCAGATCTGGGGCGTGTCCTGGGAGGCGTCCACCCGCACCCTCGACACCCACATCGCCGCGCTGCGCGGGAAGCTCGGGCCGGGCGTGCCCATCCGCACCATCCGCGGCGTCGGCTACCGCCTGCAGGCCGAACACGCGGCCGGTCAGCCGGCCGGGCATCCGGCCGACCAGCCGGAGCTGATCGGCTAG
- a CDS encoding ATP-binding protein has protein sequence MRHRLLAVLVPLAVLLVGALGVPLGITVAERELQETYVDRLNDAGRFASLAETALSGGRTEALDQELERYHELYGTPGALLGTDGAVLVGSEAEFDAARGDSDALPRIIQAALAGARSEPSRDFWPWQDSPLVVAEPVGRDSEVVGVVVTISDLERTRERVVTRWATLAALGLLPLLALVAVAWPVSSWILRPVRELDTATAGISRGDLTIRVDAGGGPVELRRLAGSFNTMMDAVEHSVERQRAFVADASHQLRNPLTSLRLVVESLRPHLAGDGGRLAHDVAVDELRAMHRMLNALLASARMESMRTAEPVDLDTLLETRVDRWRALTSHEGQELRVDVPPGLLLLEPPGGLGSILDELISNAMRLSDASVVEVAARPAGPAGFVEVVVRDDGRGIDPADRDQALRRFWRAPKHQNVPGTGLGLAICAELVARAGGELRLEDGLPRDDGGRGLAAVVALPVAVEPADALT, from the coding sequence GTGCGCCATCGTCTCCTGGCCGTCCTGGTCCCGCTCGCGGTGCTGCTGGTCGGCGCCCTGGGCGTGCCGCTGGGCATCACCGTCGCCGAGCGCGAGCTGCAGGAGACCTACGTCGACCGCCTCAACGACGCCGGCCGGTTCGCGTCGCTGGCCGAGACGGCGCTGTCCGGCGGTCGCACCGAGGCGCTCGACCAGGAGCTGGAGCGCTACCACGAGCTCTACGGCACGCCCGGCGCGCTGCTCGGCACCGACGGCGCCGTCCTGGTCGGGTCCGAGGCCGAATTCGACGCGGCCCGGGGCGACAGCGACGCGCTGCCCAGGATCATCCAGGCGGCGCTGGCCGGCGCGCGGTCGGAGCCGTCGCGCGACTTCTGGCCCTGGCAGGACTCGCCGCTGGTCGTGGCCGAGCCGGTCGGCCGCGACAGCGAGGTCGTCGGCGTCGTCGTCACGATCTCCGACCTCGAGCGCACCCGCGAGCGCGTCGTCACCCGCTGGGCGACGCTGGCGGCGCTCGGGCTGCTGCCGCTGCTCGCGCTGGTGGCCGTGGCCTGGCCGGTGTCGAGCTGGATCCTGCGGCCGGTGCGCGAGCTGGACACCGCGACCGCCGGCATCTCGCGCGGCGACCTCACCATCAGGGTCGACGCCGGTGGCGGCCCGGTCGAGCTGCGCCGGCTCGCGGGGTCGTTCAACACGATGATGGACGCCGTCGAGCACTCCGTCGAACGGCAGCGGGCGTTCGTCGCCGACGCGTCCCACCAGCTGCGCAACCCGCTGACCAGCCTGCGCCTCGTCGTCGAGAGCCTGCGCCCGCACCTGGCCGGCGACGGCGGCCGCCTGGCCCACGACGTCGCCGTCGACGAACTGCGGGCCATGCACCGGATGCTGAACGCGCTGCTGGCCAGCGCCCGCATGGAGAGCATGCGCACCGCCGAACCCGTCGACCTCGACACACTGCTCGAGACCCGCGTCGACCGCTGGCGGGCGCTGACGTCGCACGAGGGCCAGGAGCTGCGGGTCGACGTCCCACCCGGGCTGCTGCTGCTCGAGCCGCCGGGCGGGTTGGGCAGCATCCTCGACGAGCTGATCAGCAACGCGATGCGGCTCTCCGACGCGTCGGTGGTCGAGGTCGCGGCGCGCCCGGCCGGCCCGGCGGGGTTCGTCGAGGTCGTGGTCCGCGACGACGGCCGCGGCATCGACCCCGCCGACCGCGACCAGGCGCTGCGCCGGTTCTGGCGGGCGCCGAAGCACCAGAACGTCCCCGGCACCGGCCTCGGCCTGGCCATCTGCGCCGAGCTCGTGGCCCGGGCCGGGGGAGAGCTGCGGCTCGAGGACGGCCTCCCGCGCGACGACGGCGGCCGCGGACTCGCCGCCGTGGTCGCCCTGCCGGTCGCCGTCGAGCCCGCCGACGCCCTCACCTGA
- a CDS encoding endonuclease domain-containing protein: protein MSRHRSLPEPFCSRSFRVADAKVAGLSKDVLAARRFQRPVRGVRVPAALPDTLVTRCRAVRLVLPRVVAFSHETAALLCDLPVPSFDDDLDVIVPPGAVVPQLSGTDGHVGLDPDTVIEVHGLPVVAPERTFVHLAATWRRDDLVTLGDAMLRRWTTPERLHDEIAAATRRRGIVTARNALRLIRPGVDSPMETRVRLLLIDAGLPCPEVGVNVTDHTGTWLARPDLAYPDLKIAIEYDGDHHRTDQRQWQRDRYRDEQLRDAGWIVIPLTADDILRHPQRTVDRIRRYVHLRSTLPAPS, encoded by the coding sequence ATGTCGCGTCATCGCTCACTGCCCGAGCCGTTCTGCTCGCGGTCGTTCCGCGTCGCCGACGCCAAGGTCGCCGGCCTGTCGAAGGACGTGCTCGCCGCGAGGCGGTTCCAGCGGCCTGTGCGTGGCGTCCGCGTTCCGGCCGCGCTGCCCGACACCCTCGTCACGCGCTGCCGAGCGGTGCGACTGGTCCTGCCGCGCGTCGTCGCGTTCTCCCACGAGACCGCCGCCCTGCTCTGCGACCTGCCTGTACCCAGCTTCGACGACGACCTCGACGTCATCGTCCCGCCCGGCGCGGTGGTTCCCCAACTGTCCGGGACCGACGGTCACGTCGGCCTGGACCCCGACACCGTCATCGAGGTCCACGGCCTGCCCGTCGTCGCGCCGGAACGCACCTTCGTCCACCTCGCCGCCACCTGGCGACGCGACGACCTCGTCACCCTCGGCGACGCCATGCTGCGCCGCTGGACCACCCCCGAACGCCTGCACGACGAAATCGCCGCAGCCACCCGCCGTCGCGGCATCGTCACTGCCCGCAACGCCCTCCGGCTGATCCGCCCCGGCGTCGACTCGCCCATGGAGACCCGCGTCCGGCTGCTCCTCATCGACGCCGGACTCCCCTGCCCCGAGGTCGGCGTCAACGTCACCGACCACACCGGCACCTGGCTCGCCCGCCCCGACCTCGCCTACCCCGACCTGAAGATCGCCATCGAGTACGACGGCGACCACCACCGCACCGACCAACGCCAATGGCAACGCGACCGCTACCGCGACGAACAACTCCGCGACGCCGGCTGGATCGTCATCCCCCTCACCGCCGACGACATCCTCCGCCACCCCCAACGCACCGTCGACCGCATCCGCCGCTACGTCCACCTCCGCTCCACCCTCCCCGCGCCGAGTTGA
- a CDS encoding TAXI family TRAP transporter solute-binding subunit has translation MSAQRATARRVRRRTVLAAAAGSVLLGCSPSPAADGVDLRLATGPAGAVYRRIGGALAERITARVPGAKVTTVPSGASTDNIRMLLDGEVHMGLTSLDAVFPAGSDESPAGLSALCRLYDSHLHLVVLADSPVTALADLTGARVGLGARDSGTEFTSLRLLSLSGVEADGSYNPQAISAQELIRGDLDAMFSLSGVPTPAITQLAAERPIRLIPLDQEAGALAQEYPGPYVPAAIPSTAYDGVPATGTVAVPNILLVRDDVPADLVEAITGTIFTHPEALATAGGADDAEDATAEPVPEAWQINVRTGISTGPVPLHPGAAAWFRSQKR, from the coding sequence GTGAGTGCGCAGCGCGCGACTGCCCGGCGCGTTCGGCGGCGGACGGTGCTGGCCGCCGCCGCGGGCTCGGTGCTGCTCGGGTGCTCGCCCAGCCCGGCCGCCGACGGCGTCGACCTGCGGCTGGCGACCGGGCCGGCCGGCGCCGTCTACCGCCGCATCGGCGGCGCGCTGGCCGAGCGGATCACCGCCCGGGTGCCCGGCGCGAAGGTCACCACGGTGCCCAGCGGCGCGTCGACGGACAACATCCGCATGCTCCTCGACGGTGAAGTGCACATGGGCCTGACCAGCCTCGACGCCGTCTTCCCCGCCGGCAGCGACGAGTCGCCCGCCGGACTGTCGGCGCTGTGCCGCCTGTACGACAGCCACCTGCACCTCGTCGTGCTGGCCGACTCCCCCGTCACGGCGCTGGCCGACCTGACCGGCGCCCGGGTGGGGCTGGGCGCCCGCGACTCCGGGACCGAGTTCACCTCGCTGCGGCTGCTGTCGCTGAGCGGCGTCGAGGCGGACGGCTCCTACAACCCCCAGGCCATCTCGGCGCAGGAACTGATCCGCGGCGATCTCGACGCCATGTTCTCGCTCAGCGGCGTGCCGACCCCGGCCATCACCCAGCTCGCCGCCGAGCGCCCGATCCGGCTGATCCCGCTGGACCAGGAGGCCGGCGCGCTGGCCCAGGAGTACCCCGGCCCGTACGTGCCGGCCGCGATCCCCTCGACCGCCTACGACGGCGTGCCCGCCACCGGCACCGTCGCCGTCCCCAACATCCTCCTCGTCCGCGACGACGTCCCCGCCGACCTCGTCGAGGCGATCACCGGGACGATCTTCACCCACCCCGAGGCCCTGGCCACCGCCGGCGGCGCCGACGACGCCGAGGACGCCACCGCCGAGCCGGTCCCCGAGGCGTGGCAGATCAACGTCCGCACCGGCATCTCGACCGGCCCGGTGCCGCTGCACCCCGGCGCCGCCGCCTGGTTCCGCTCCCAGAAACGCTGA
- a CDS encoding ATP-binding cassette domain-containing protein codes for MWSADRPLLEVHDLHVDGALHGVSLFVREGEVVCVVGPNGAGKSTLLHAMSGLAPVSRGRVLFDDRDITGVGPADGLRSAGVALVPQYRTIFPEMTVRENLTLGLSPHRDRAAVRARLGYAYDVFPRLAAQARRAAGDLAVADRRVLELARALVWTPRLILIDELSAGLPPALAAPIVAELRRLSADAGVTILLAEQDARHALAVSDRGYVLALGRQVFEGTRAEMLASVAVRRSLLGTAGPDSTRLRRHDRGAAEAR; via the coding sequence GTGTGGAGTGCCGACCGCCCGCTGCTCGAGGTGCACGACCTGCACGTCGACGGCGCGCTGCACGGCGTCAGCCTGTTCGTCCGCGAGGGCGAGGTCGTCTGCGTCGTCGGCCCCAACGGCGCCGGCAAGTCGACGCTGCTGCACGCCATGTCCGGGCTGGCGCCGGTCTCGCGCGGGCGGGTGCTCTTCGACGACCGCGACATCACCGGCGTCGGGCCGGCCGACGGGCTGCGCTCGGCCGGCGTCGCACTGGTGCCGCAGTACCGCACGATCTTCCCCGAGATGACGGTGCGCGAGAACCTCACGCTCGGGCTGTCGCCGCACCGCGACCGGGCCGCCGTCCGGGCCCGGCTCGGCTACGCCTACGACGTCTTCCCCCGGCTGGCCGCCCAGGCCCGGCGCGCGGCCGGGGACCTCGCCGTCGCCGACCGGCGCGTGCTCGAGCTCGCCCGCGCGCTGGTGTGGACGCCGCGGCTGATCCTCATCGACGAGCTGTCCGCCGGACTGCCGCCCGCCCTGGCCGCGCCGATCGTCGCCGAGCTGCGCCGCCTCAGCGCCGACGCCGGCGTGACGATCCTGCTGGCCGAGCAGGACGCCCGGCACGCGCTCGCCGTCAGCGACCGCGGCTACGTGCTGGCGCTGGGACGGCAGGTCTTCGAGGGCACCCGCGCCGAGATGCTCGCCAGCGTCGCCGTCCGGCGGTCGCTGCTCGGCACGGCCGGCCCCGACTCCACTAGACTGCGCCGCCACGATCGGGGCGCGGCGGAGGCGAGGTGA